One segment of Nocardia farcinica DNA contains the following:
- a CDS encoding MCE family protein gives MDDRILLGRRSPAFLGVLGLVLVLLVTMSAFFVDRLPFIGAGVKYTAEFSEAAGLKKGNEVRVAGVKVGSVADVRLAGDRVLVDFRTSDTWIGNETTASIQIKTVLGQKYLALDPRGSEPLDPGTRIPLSRTVSPYDVIDAFSDAAKTIDQIDTAQLATSMRVLSEAFETTPPEIRGSIDGIARLSETLAKRDEELKRLFSATRQTTEVLAERNAEFERLLANGGQLLTELNIRQQAIHQLLTGARTVAAELSALVADNEAQIGPALTNLRGAIEMLNDNQANISKTLELAAPFYGLYANVLGTGRWFDAVIVNLVPPGLPDIPGYRDPVRELGGN, from the coding sequence ATGGACGACCGCATCCTGCTCGGCCGCCGCAGTCCGGCGTTCCTCGGCGTGCTCGGCCTGGTGCTGGTGCTGCTGGTGACGATGTCGGCGTTCTTCGTCGACCGGCTGCCCTTCATCGGCGCCGGGGTGAAGTACACCGCCGAGTTCTCCGAGGCGGCCGGGTTGAAGAAGGGCAACGAGGTCCGCGTCGCGGGCGTGAAGGTGGGTTCGGTCGCCGACGTGCGCCTGGCCGGCGACCGCGTGCTGGTGGACTTCCGCACCAGCGACACCTGGATCGGCAACGAGACCACGGCCTCCATCCAGATCAAGACCGTGCTGGGGCAGAAGTACCTGGCGCTGGACCCGCGGGGTTCCGAGCCGCTCGACCCCGGCACCCGGATCCCGCTCTCGCGCACGGTTTCTCCCTACGACGTGATCGACGCCTTCTCCGACGCGGCCAAGACCATCGATCAGATCGACACGGCCCAGCTGGCCACCAGCATGCGGGTGCTCTCGGAGGCGTTCGAGACCACGCCGCCGGAGATCCGCGGCTCCATCGACGGCATCGCCCGGCTCTCGGAGACGCTGGCCAAGCGCGACGAGGAACTGAAGCGACTGTTCTCCGCGACCCGGCAGACCACCGAGGTACTGGCCGAGCGCAACGCCGAGTTCGAGCGGCTGCTCGCCAACGGCGGTCAGCTGCTCACCGAGCTCAACATCCGGCAGCAGGCGATCCACCAGCTGCTCACCGGCGCCAGGACGGTGGCCGCCGAGCTGAGCGCGCTGGTGGCCGACAACGAGGCCCAGATCGGTCCGGCACTGACCAACCTGCGCGGCGCGATCGAGATGCTCAACGACAACCAGGCCAACATCTCCAAGACCCTGGAGCTGGCCGCGCCGTTCTACGGCCTCTACGCCAACGTGCTGGGTACCGGGCGCTGGTTCGACGCGGTGATCGTCAACCTGGTACCGCCCGGTCTGCCGGACATCCCGGGCTACCGCGATCCGGTCCGTGAACTGGGAGGTAACTGA
- a CDS encoding MCE family protein → MAAGVQGRRGARVAIALVVAVAVVAAGVLWWGLDRWTTTRIAAYFDRSVGIYEGSDVRILGVPVGSVESVVPQGDQVKVVLAVDGDYDVPADAQAAQITPSVVADRYIQLTPVYTGGPKMDRNGTIPRERTVTPVEVDQLYNSITELSEALGPDGANREGAVNELVRTSAANLAGNGAALAESITQLSGAARYLSEARGDIFETVKHLQTFVSMLATNDAQVRQFNAQLADLASFLADERQNLGEALQLLSVALGDVARFVDDNRALVEQNATALTTLTRTLAEQSDDLAAALPVLPVALSNLINIHNAESGTLDMRPNLTDLQDPFGIVCKMLDLGKLMPGDPRFEALGRQMRPVLDHCKEITDQITAGVQTPTLILPFGILSGENQQRAPVPGTVPGTPSDQLPPSEQGDR, encoded by the coding sequence GTGGCCGCCGGAGTGCAGGGCAGGCGCGGCGCGCGGGTCGCGATCGCGCTGGTGGTCGCGGTCGCCGTGGTGGCCGCCGGTGTGCTGTGGTGGGGCCTCGACCGCTGGACCACCACCAGGATCGCCGCCTACTTCGACCGTTCGGTCGGCATCTACGAGGGTTCGGACGTGCGGATCCTCGGTGTGCCGGTGGGCTCGGTGGAATCGGTGGTGCCGCAGGGCGATCAGGTGAAGGTCGTGCTGGCGGTGGACGGCGACTACGACGTGCCCGCCGACGCGCAGGCCGCGCAGATCACGCCGTCGGTGGTCGCCGACCGCTACATCCAGCTCACCCCGGTCTACACCGGCGGGCCGAAGATGGACCGCAACGGCACCATCCCGCGCGAGCGCACCGTCACGCCGGTCGAGGTGGATCAGCTCTACAACAGCATCACCGAACTGTCCGAGGCGCTCGGCCCCGACGGCGCCAACCGGGAAGGCGCGGTCAACGAGCTGGTGCGCACCTCGGCGGCCAACCTCGCCGGCAACGGTGCGGCGCTGGCCGAGAGCATCACCCAGCTCTCCGGCGCGGCCAGGTACCTGTCCGAGGCGCGCGGCGACATCTTCGAGACGGTCAAGCACCTGCAGACCTTCGTGAGCATGCTGGCCACCAACGATGCCCAGGTGCGCCAGTTCAACGCGCAACTGGCCGACCTGGCGAGCTTCCTGGCCGACGAACGCCAGAATCTCGGCGAGGCGCTGCAACTGCTCTCGGTGGCGCTGGGCGATGTGGCCCGCTTCGTCGACGACAATCGCGCGCTCGTCGAGCAGAACGCCACCGCGCTGACCACCCTCACCCGGACCCTCGCCGAGCAGAGCGACGACCTCGCCGCCGCGCTGCCGGTGCTGCCGGTCGCGCTGAGCAACCTGATCAATATCCACAACGCCGAATCGGGCACGCTCGACATGCGCCCCAACCTCACCGATCTGCAGGACCCCTTCGGCATCGTGTGCAAGATGCTCGACCTCGGCAAACTCATGCCGGGCGATCCGCGCTTCGAGGCGCTGGGCAGGCAGATGCGGCCGGTGCTCGACCACTGCAAGGAGATCACCGACCAGATCACCGCCGGTGTGCAGACGCCCACGCTGATCCTGCCGTTCGGCATCCTCAGCGGTGAGAACCAGCAGCGGGCGCCGGTGCCCGGCACCGTGCCCGGCACGCCCTCGGATCAGCTGCCGCCCTCCGAGCAGGGAGACCGGTGA
- a CDS encoding MCE family protein — protein MRMRLPATRMLAAVAIAATAALVGSCSADGIYSVPLPGGADLGEHPIRIDIRFDDVLDLVPQSAVKVEGVPVGRVEEIGLAEDGWTATVRTIVNGSVDLPADARAEVRQSNLLGEKFIELSAPPEGDAGSARLGDGAVIPVERTRHATEVEQVLGAMSLLLNGGGVAQLQPIITEVNKALGGREERTRSLLEQANTLIGGLNEQVEDITRAIDGLATLSSRVSGQTEQIAKIIDELPEGIRILEEQRPQLISLLTQLDRVGQAGFDVLDTAKDDLIRDLSALRPTLQELARSAPDLVTALPLVPTYPFPDAALESTFGGQVNTWLSVDLQIGTTLSNLGVGKGDPVYMPPPYGPPVNVDPSNPYYNGNGPRPGWPTVSLLPLPPTMAAVPLPGAPALPDPLGPILEQFGVRPPATEGGAPR, from the coding sequence ATGCGTATGCGCTTGCCCGCCACGAGGATGCTCGCCGCCGTCGCGATCGCCGCGACCGCCGCGCTGGTCGGTTCGTGCTCGGCCGACGGCATCTACAGCGTGCCGCTGCCCGGTGGCGCGGACCTGGGGGAGCACCCCATCCGCATCGACATCCGCTTCGACGACGTGCTCGACCTGGTGCCGCAGTCGGCGGTGAAGGTGGAGGGCGTGCCGGTGGGCCGGGTCGAGGAGATCGGCCTGGCCGAGGACGGCTGGACCGCCACTGTGCGCACCATCGTCAACGGGTCGGTCGACCTGCCCGCCGATGCCAGGGCCGAGGTGCGCCAGTCGAATCTGCTCGGTGAGAAGTTCATCGAACTGTCCGCGCCGCCGGAGGGCGACGCCGGCTCGGCGCGGCTTGGCGACGGGGCGGTCATCCCGGTCGAACGCACCAGGCACGCCACCGAGGTCGAGCAGGTGCTCGGCGCGATGTCGCTGCTGCTCAACGGCGGCGGGGTCGCGCAGTTGCAGCCGATCATCACCGAGGTGAACAAGGCGCTCGGCGGCCGCGAGGAGCGCACCCGCTCGCTGCTCGAACAGGCGAACACACTCATCGGCGGACTGAACGAACAGGTCGAGGACATCACCCGCGCCATCGACGGACTGGCGACGCTCAGCAGCCGGGTGAGCGGACAGACCGAGCAGATCGCCAAGATCATCGACGAACTGCCCGAGGGTATCCGGATCCTGGAAGAGCAACGGCCGCAGCTGATCTCGCTGCTCACCCAGCTCGACCGGGTCGGGCAGGCCGGGTTCGACGTGCTCGACACCGCCAAGGACGACCTGATCCGCGACCTGAGCGCGCTGCGCCCGACCCTGCAGGAACTCGCCCGGTCCGCGCCGGACCTGGTCACCGCGCTGCCGCTGGTGCCGACCTATCCGTTCCCCGACGCGGCACTGGAGAGCACCTTCGGCGGGCAGGTCAACACCTGGCTGTCGGTGGACCTGCAGATCGGCACCACGTTGAGCAACCTCGGCGTCGGCAAGGGCGACCCGGTGTACATGCCGCCGCCCTACGGCCCGCCGGTGAACGTCGATCCGAGCAACCCGTACTACAACGGCAACGGCCCGCGGCCCGGCTGGCCGACGGTCTCGCTGCTGCCGCTGCCGCCGACGATGGCCGCGGTGCCGCTGCCCGGCGCGCCCGCGCTGCCCGATCCGCTCGGCCCGATCCTCGAACAGTTCGGGGTGCGGCCGCCCGCGACCGAAGGGGGTGCGCCGCGATGA
- a CDS encoding MCE family protein: MSRLVRVQLVIFVVLAVVGVLFVGGKYIRVDHMLGFGQYRVEVTAQQTGGLYKGAEVTYRGVPVGRVGDLALTDDGVRMILDIDNGAPKIPASAKAVVANRSAIGEQYLDLQPDSDGAPYLREGSVIDGATTPVAVEQLVASVDEFTRTVDLAALNTTVTELGKALDGKGEDLQVFLRSLNEFTATFHDTLPQTIQLIRDGRLALATQAEQGEAIRRFSDGLDRLTLQLKASDPAVRRLIGTGTDAGAQLDALLAESGGALTEDLAHLRTLLKEISPKFYALRPLLQMLPQLSLGASATAPGDGTSHFGLVLEVNNPPACTVGYEGTQRILEEMKAADPDFDDTRDEFPFNKDAKCTVPFGNPTAVRGGERAELADPSVPQPWDGKPKTDPDKLNLNPVAVQLATLLGVTPKR; the protein is encoded by the coding sequence ATGAGCAGGCTGGTGCGCGTACAGCTGGTGATCTTCGTCGTGCTCGCGGTGGTGGGCGTGCTGTTCGTCGGCGGGAAGTACATCCGGGTCGACCACATGCTCGGCTTCGGCCAGTACCGCGTGGAGGTCACCGCCCAGCAGACCGGCGGCCTGTACAAGGGCGCGGAGGTGACCTACCGCGGCGTGCCGGTCGGCCGGGTCGGCGACCTCGCCCTCACCGACGACGGCGTGCGCATGATCCTCGACATCGACAACGGGGCGCCGAAGATCCCGGCCTCGGCCAAGGCCGTGGTGGCCAACCGCTCGGCCATCGGCGAGCAGTACCTCGATCTCCAGCCCGACAGCGACGGTGCGCCCTACCTGCGGGAGGGCTCGGTCATCGACGGCGCGACCACACCCGTCGCGGTCGAGCAGCTGGTCGCCAGCGTGGACGAGTTCACCCGCACGGTGGACCTGGCCGCGCTCAACACCACCGTCACCGAGCTCGGCAAGGCCCTCGACGGCAAGGGCGAGGACCTGCAGGTGTTCCTCCGCTCGCTCAACGAGTTCACCGCGACCTTCCACGACACGCTGCCGCAGACCATCCAGCTCATCCGCGACGGCCGGCTGGCGCTGGCGACGCAGGCCGAGCAGGGCGAGGCGATCCGCCGTTTCAGCGACGGGCTGGACCGGCTGACGCTGCAACTGAAGGCCAGCGATCCCGCGGTGCGCAGGCTCATCGGCACCGGCACCGACGCGGGCGCCCAGCTCGACGCGCTGCTCGCCGAGAGTGGCGGCGCGCTCACCGAGGACCTCGCCCACCTGCGCACACTGCTGAAGGAGATCTCGCCGAAGTTCTACGCCCTGCGCCCCCTGCTGCAGATGCTGCCGCAGCTGTCGCTGGGCGCCTCGGCGACCGCGCCCGGCGACGGGACCAGCCACTTCGGCCTGGTGCTCGAGGTGAACAACCCGCCCGCCTGCACTGTCGGCTACGAGGGGACACAGCGCATCCTGGAGGAGATGAAGGCGGCCGACCCCGACTTCGACGACACCCGCGACGAGTTCCCGTTCAACAAGGACGCGAAATGCACCGTGCCGTTCGGTAATCCGACCGCCGTACGCGGCGGTGAGCGGGCCGAACTCGCCGACCCGAGCGTCCCGCAACCGTGGGACGGCAAGCCCAAGACCGATCCGGACAAGCTGAACCTGAACCCGGTGGCCGTGCAGCTGGCGACCCTGCTCGGGGTCACGCCGAAGCGGTGA